A genomic window from Nocardioides jiangxiensis includes:
- a CDS encoding ABC transporter ATP-binding protein produces the protein MSTPALVFESVAKSYGRTQAAVGLDLVVERGEIVTLIGPSGCGKSTALRLMAGLERPDAGRILVADEVVAGPGTFVQPESRRVGMVFQDHALFPHLSVERNVAFGLSGLPRADRRARVQEVLELVRLADKAKRYPHELSGGEQQRVALARALAPRPAVVLLDEPFSSLDENLRAQVRAELVGVLRSTGTTAVFVTHDQTEALSIGDRVVVMQSGRIEQADTPQRVFEQPATRFVASFMGDADFLPAHVHKALLTCEIGVVSTVPGWGRADTDVEVVLRPHEVALTPAPRRTGEGPVVIAVEYHGAFVLHTVRLASGRTLRSWQQHAVRYPVGTPVDASVVAGVTPTLMVGDHAVVAPPAAPPVS, from the coding sequence ATGAGCACTCCTGCGCTGGTCTTCGAGTCCGTCGCCAAGAGCTACGGCCGCACGCAGGCAGCGGTCGGGCTCGACCTCGTCGTCGAGCGCGGCGAGATCGTCACGCTGATCGGTCCGTCCGGCTGCGGCAAGTCGACGGCGCTGCGCCTGATGGCCGGGCTCGAGCGTCCCGACGCCGGCCGGATCCTGGTCGCCGACGAGGTCGTGGCCGGCCCCGGCACCTTCGTGCAGCCGGAGAGCCGTCGCGTGGGGATGGTCTTCCAGGACCACGCGCTCTTCCCGCACCTCAGCGTCGAGCGCAACGTCGCCTTCGGCCTCTCGGGGCTCCCGCGCGCCGACCGTCGGGCCCGCGTGCAGGAGGTGCTCGAGCTGGTGCGGCTGGCCGACAAGGCCAAGCGCTACCCGCACGAGCTCTCCGGTGGTGAGCAGCAGCGCGTCGCGCTGGCCCGCGCCCTGGCGCCGCGGCCCGCGGTCGTGCTGCTCGACGAGCCGTTCTCCTCGCTCGACGAGAACCTGCGTGCGCAGGTCCGCGCCGAGCTGGTGGGGGTGCTCCGCTCCACCGGGACCACGGCCGTCTTCGTGACCCACGACCAGACCGAGGCGCTGTCGATCGGCGACCGGGTCGTGGTCATGCAGTCCGGCCGGATCGAGCAGGCCGACACCCCGCAGCGGGTCTTCGAGCAGCCGGCGACCCGCTTCGTGGCGTCCTTCATGGGAGACGCGGACTTCCTTCCGGCGCACGTCCACAAGGCGCTGCTCACCTGCGAGATCGGCGTCGTCTCCACCGTCCCCGGGTGGGGCAGGGCGGACACGGACGTCGAGGTCGTCCTGCGACCGCACGAGGTCGCGCTGACGCCGGCGCCCCGTCGTACGGGAGAGGGGCCGGTCGTCATCGCGGTCGAGTACCACGGTGCCTTCGTCCTGCACACCGTGCGGCTGGCCTCCGGGCGCACGCTGCGCTCGTGGCAGCAGCACGCGGTCCGCTACCCGGTCGGCACCCCCGTCGACGCGAGCGTCGTCGCGGGAGTCACGCCGACCCTGATGGTCGGCGACCACGCGGTCGTCGCGCCTCCGGCCGCTCCGCCGGTCTCCTGA
- a CDS encoding DUF4153 domain-containing protein, giving the protein MSTVPRMLDAVRSVKVKLGLLILASVVVAILVVSLGRDAGVAAWVSVPVTLALALGVTQLLAVGMTSPLREMTEAARRMATGDYSARVTATSNDEVGQLARAFNRMSADLAAVDRQRRDLVANVSHELRTPLAALTALLENLADGVSPATPDALQAALAQAERLSTLAGDLLDLARVDAGKAPLAVAAVRVEELLDEVAAEVQDATAGTGRAVTLSVAAPDDLVVDADPARLRQLVTNLLDNAVRHSPVGGVVALSAYAVAEGWRLEVQDAGPGIAPPDREHVFERFGTLTDPATASGGGTGLGLAIARWVTDLHGGSIAFIDPPAGTPGALVRVDLPRAPGERPVPLPAHVLDARPQEVPVPTPVQAPPIPAVPPAPTIDDLFGRFWPEAGLAPQVRALAAALTVGVLAAIVVPDRDFGLGTTLVLLAAGGSVLAFARHRRTPFTLGCAALCAALSLVPTIRDADWIVVPCLLAGAALCVAGLTHGRTLPSFVLAAVSWPLAGLRGLPLLGRTLGALGSVGNGAAIARTVLWSLLGLAIFGVLFASADAVFAEWTDALVPDLGLETVVPRIFFAFFVSGVVLAATYLGINPPQVSGPAPTVRPVAHRFEWLAPVLLVDAVFVAFLAAQATVVFGGHDYLRRTTGLTYAEYVHQGFGQLTFATVLTLLVVWAAAHKAPVVTASDRAWLRASLGLLCLATLVVVASALYRMGLYQDAYGFSRLRLLVDVFEGWLGFLVVTVMAAGLTLRAAWLPRTALLTGAGVLLGLALLNPDAWIARHNLDRLEQSGKVDWTYLQGLSDDAVPVFTTLPTAQRDCALAGRSGSGDDWLEWNAGRAEADPVFRLGGHPEASCQDDALR; this is encoded by the coding sequence ATGAGCACCGTCCCCCGCATGCTCGACGCGGTCCGGTCGGTGAAGGTCAAGCTCGGCCTGCTGATCCTGGCCAGCGTCGTCGTCGCCATCCTCGTCGTCTCGCTGGGCCGCGACGCGGGGGTCGCCGCCTGGGTGAGCGTGCCCGTCACGCTCGCGCTGGCACTCGGCGTGACCCAGCTGCTCGCGGTGGGGATGACCTCCCCGCTGCGCGAGATGACCGAGGCGGCGCGACGCATGGCGACCGGCGACTACTCGGCACGGGTCACGGCCACCTCGAACGACGAGGTGGGCCAGCTGGCGCGGGCGTTCAACCGGATGAGCGCCGACCTGGCCGCCGTCGACCGCCAGCGTCGCGACCTGGTCGCCAACGTCAGCCACGAGCTCCGCACGCCACTGGCCGCCCTGACCGCCCTGCTGGAGAACCTCGCCGACGGCGTCTCCCCGGCCACACCCGACGCGCTGCAGGCGGCACTGGCGCAGGCCGAGCGCCTCTCCACCCTCGCCGGCGACCTGCTCGACCTGGCCCGCGTCGACGCTGGCAAGGCACCGCTCGCCGTTGCCGCGGTCCGCGTCGAGGAGCTGCTCGACGAGGTCGCTGCCGAGGTCCAGGACGCCACAGCCGGCACCGGCCGCGCTGTCACCCTCAGCGTCGCGGCACCCGACGACCTCGTCGTGGACGCCGACCCCGCGCGCCTGCGCCAGCTCGTGACCAACCTGCTCGACAACGCCGTGCGGCACAGCCCCGTGGGCGGCGTCGTCGCCCTGTCGGCGTACGCCGTCGCGGAGGGGTGGCGGCTCGAGGTCCAGGATGCGGGTCCGGGCATCGCGCCCCCGGACCGGGAGCACGTCTTCGAGCGCTTCGGCACGCTGACCGACCCGGCCACCGCCAGCGGCGGCGGCACGGGCCTCGGCCTGGCCATCGCCCGGTGGGTGACCGACCTGCACGGCGGCTCCATCGCCTTCATCGACCCGCCGGCCGGTACCCCGGGCGCCTTGGTGCGCGTGGACCTGCCCCGCGCACCCGGCGAGCGTCCGGTCCCGCTGCCGGCCCACGTCCTCGACGCACGACCCCAGGAGGTCCCCGTGCCCACGCCCGTCCAGGCGCCGCCGATCCCGGCCGTCCCTCCGGCCCCGACCATCGACGACCTCTTCGGCCGCTTCTGGCCCGAGGCAGGCCTTGCCCCGCAGGTCAGGGCGCTCGCAGCCGCGCTCACCGTCGGCGTGCTCGCGGCGATCGTCGTCCCGGACCGCGACTTCGGTCTCGGCACGACCCTGGTGCTGCTCGCGGCGGGCGGCTCCGTGCTCGCCTTCGCCCGGCACCGGCGTACGCCGTTCACGCTCGGGTGCGCCGCGCTCTGCGCCGCGCTCTCCCTCGTCCCGACCATCCGCGACGCCGACTGGATCGTGGTGCCGTGCCTGCTCGCGGGTGCTGCGCTCTGTGTCGCCGGCCTGACCCACGGCCGCACGCTCCCGTCGTTCGTGCTCGCGGCGGTCTCGTGGCCGCTGGCGGGCCTGCGCGGGCTTCCGCTGCTGGGCCGGACGCTCGGCGCGCTGGGAAGCGTCGGCAACGGCGCTGCGATCGCCCGCACGGTCCTGTGGTCGCTGCTCGGCCTCGCCATCTTCGGCGTGCTCTTCGCCAGCGCCGACGCCGTGTTCGCCGAGTGGACCGACGCGCTGGTGCCCGACCTCGGCCTGGAGACGGTGGTCCCACGGATCTTCTTCGCCTTCTTCGTGTCCGGCGTCGTGCTCGCTGCGACGTACCTCGGCATCAACCCGCCCCAGGTCTCCGGGCCGGCCCCGACCGTCCGTCCCGTTGCCCACCGTTTCGAGTGGCTGGCGCCGGTCCTGCTGGTCGACGCGGTCTTCGTCGCGTTCCTGGCGGCCCAGGCCACCGTCGTCTTCGGCGGCCACGACTACCTCCGGCGCACCACCGGCCTGACATACGCCGAGTACGTGCACCAGGGGTTCGGGCAGCTCACCTTCGCGACGGTGCTCACGCTGCTCGTCGTCTGGGCTGCGGCACACAAGGCGCCGGTCGTGACGGCGTCGGACCGTGCCTGGCTGCGAGCTTCCCTCGGCCTGCTCTGCCTCGCCACCCTGGTCGTGGTGGCATCGGCCCTCTACCGGATGGGCCTCTACCAGGACGCCTACGGCTTCAGCCGCCTGCGCCTCCTCGTCGACGTCTTCGAGGGCTGGCTCGGCTTCCTCGTGGTCACGGTGATGGCCGCTGGCCTCACCCTCCGCGCCGCGTGGCTCCCGCGGACGGCGCTGCTCACCGGCGCGGGGGTGCTGCTCGGCCTCGCGCTGCTCAACCCGGACGCGTGGATCGCCCGGCACAACCTGGACCGCCTCGAGCAGAGCGGCAAGGTCGACTGGACCTACCTCCAGGGGCTCTCCGACGACGCGGTGCCGGTGTTCACCACGCTGCCCACGGCGCAGCGGGACTGCGCACTCGCGGGCCGCAGCGGCTCGGGCGATGACTGGCTGGAGTGGAACGCCGGCCGGGCGGAGGCTGACCCCGTGTTCCGGCTCGGCGGACATCCCGAGGCTTCCTGCCAGGACGACGCCCTCCGCTAG
- the hisN gene encoding histidinol-phosphatase — protein MADDYTDDLRLAHVLADDADSITQDRFKALDLHVMSKPDLTPVSDADQAVEESIRRTLSRARSRDAIVGEEQGSSGHSQRRWIIDPIDGTKNFVRGVPVWATLIALEVDGEVVLSVVSAPLLQRRWWAAKGQGAWTGRNLMKATQIHTSDVRRLEDASFSYSSLAGWEERGQLDDFLSLSRRVWRTRAYGDFWSYMMVAEGAVDIAAEPELELYDMAALDVIVREAGGRFTSLDGQDGPWGGNAVATNGHLHDAALAFLGSVDDDTDPDSERVPGSVALFSRRPQG, from the coding sequence ATGGCTGACGACTACACCGACGACCTGCGCCTCGCGCACGTGCTCGCCGATGACGCCGACTCGATCACGCAGGACCGGTTCAAGGCGCTCGACCTCCACGTCATGAGCAAGCCCGACCTGACCCCGGTCAGCGACGCCGACCAGGCCGTCGAGGAGTCGATCCGCCGTACGCTCTCCCGCGCGCGCAGCCGCGACGCCATCGTCGGCGAGGAGCAGGGATCGAGCGGCCACAGCCAGCGACGCTGGATCATCGACCCGATCGACGGCACCAAGAACTTCGTCCGCGGCGTCCCCGTGTGGGCCACGCTGATCGCCCTCGAGGTCGACGGCGAGGTCGTGCTCTCCGTGGTCTCCGCTCCCCTGCTCCAGCGGCGCTGGTGGGCGGCCAAGGGCCAGGGCGCCTGGACCGGGCGCAACCTGATGAAGGCCACCCAGATCCACACCTCCGACGTACGCCGGCTCGAGGACGCGTCGTTCTCCTACAGCTCGCTGGCGGGCTGGGAGGAGCGCGGACAGCTCGACGACTTCCTCTCGCTGTCGCGCCGGGTCTGGCGCACCCGCGCCTACGGCGACTTCTGGAGCTACATGATGGTCGCCGAGGGCGCCGTCGACATCGCGGCCGAGCCCGAGCTCGAGCTCTACGACATGGCGGCGCTCGACGTGATCGTCCGCGAGGCCGGCGGCCGGTTCACCTCGCTGGACGGCCAGGACGGTCCGTGGGGCGGCAACGCCGTCGCGACCAACGGCCACCTGCACGACGCCGCCCTGGCGTTCCTCGGCTCGGTCGACGACGACACCGACCCCGACAGTGAGCGGGTACCCGGCAGCGTCGCCCTGTTCAGCCGCCGCCCGCAGGGCTAG
- the rsgA gene encoding ribosome small subunit-dependent GTPase A, whose product MSGRQRYTEHDHEHYERPRRRTKPRTKDRPTYDDAVDGLVVTVDRGRFTLLVDGRLVYAMKARPLGRKGVVVGDRVRVVGDVSGDDGTMSRIVEVRKRVTTLRRTADDDDPVERIIVANADQLVVVTALADPEPRPRLIDRALVAAYASGMKPVLCLTKADLRDPETLLSTYRSLGVPYVVTQRGGDLAEVREVLEGHTSVLVGHSGVGKSTLVNALVPDAGREVGHVNAVTGRGRHTSTSAYLLELPDEAGWIIDTPGIRSFGLAHVEPSMLIEAFPDLDEMTEDCPRGCTHGAGEPECGLDDAVASGQADAERVESFRRLLASREGGADHPG is encoded by the coding sequence ATGAGCGGACGGCAGCGGTACACCGAGCACGACCACGAGCACTACGAGCGCCCGCGTCGTCGTACCAAGCCGCGCACCAAGGACCGGCCCACCTACGACGACGCGGTCGACGGCCTCGTCGTCACCGTCGACCGGGGCCGTTTCACCCTCCTGGTCGACGGTCGGCTGGTCTACGCGATGAAGGCACGGCCCCTGGGACGCAAGGGCGTCGTCGTCGGCGACCGGGTGCGCGTCGTCGGTGACGTCTCCGGCGACGACGGCACGATGTCCCGCATCGTCGAGGTCCGGAAGCGCGTCACCACCCTGCGCCGCACGGCCGACGACGACGACCCGGTCGAGCGGATCATCGTCGCGAACGCCGACCAGCTGGTGGTCGTCACGGCCCTCGCCGACCCCGAGCCCCGGCCGCGCCTGATCGACCGCGCCCTCGTCGCGGCGTACGCGTCGGGGATGAAGCCGGTGCTCTGCCTGACCAAGGCCGACCTCCGTGACCCCGAGACCCTGCTGTCGACCTACCGCTCCCTCGGCGTGCCCTACGTCGTGACGCAGCGCGGTGGCGACCTCGCCGAGGTCCGCGAGGTGCTCGAGGGCCACACGAGCGTGCTGGTCGGCCACTCCGGGGTCGGGAAGTCGACGCTGGTCAACGCGCTCGTGCCCGACGCGGGCCGGGAGGTGGGCCACGTCAACGCGGTCACGGGCCGCGGACGTCACACGTCGACGAGCGCCTACCTCCTCGAGCTTCCCGACGAGGCCGGGTGGATCATCGACACCCCGGGCATCCGGTCCTTCGGCCTGGCGCACGTCGAGCCGTCGATGCTGATCGAGGCGTTTCCCGACCTCGACGAGATGACCGAGGACTGCCCGCGGGGCTGCACGCACGGTGCGGGCGAGCCCGAGTGCGGGCTCGACGACGCGGTCGCGTCGGGGCAGGCGGACGCCGAGCGGGTCGAGTCCTTCCGCCGCCTGCTCGCCTCGCGCGAGGGCGGCGCCGACCACCCGGGCTGA
- a CDS encoding response regulator transcription factor: MSSTPPPVAARCVLVVEDEPVINQAVTDRLMAEGYAVVRAYDGPGAVAAFEEHAPQVVVLDVMLPGFDGHEVCRRIQAQRPVPVLMLTARDAEEDVLVGLGVGADDYLTKPFRMRELVARVAALLRRVERAAALAAAPAAETTVGDLRIEGAARRVWVEGEERHLTPTELDLLVCLAAAPGTVLTRERLYADVWGWPGASGTRTVDSHVKALRAKIGVDRVRTVHGVGYALEAVSR, encoded by the coding sequence ATGTCGAGCACTCCCCCGCCCGTCGCCGCCCGCTGCGTCCTCGTCGTCGAGGACGAGCCGGTGATCAACCAGGCCGTCACCGACCGCCTGATGGCCGAGGGCTACGCCGTCGTCAGGGCGTACGACGGACCCGGGGCTGTGGCTGCGTTCGAGGAGCACGCGCCGCAGGTCGTCGTGCTCGACGTGATGCTCCCGGGCTTCGACGGTCACGAGGTCTGTCGCCGGATCCAGGCCCAGCGCCCTGTCCCGGTGCTCATGCTCACCGCCCGCGACGCGGAGGAGGACGTCCTGGTCGGCCTCGGCGTGGGCGCCGACGACTACCTGACCAAGCCCTTCCGGATGCGCGAGCTGGTCGCCCGCGTCGCGGCGCTGCTGCGTCGCGTCGAGCGTGCTGCGGCACTAGCGGCGGCTCCCGCCGCCGAGACGACCGTCGGTGACCTTCGCATCGAGGGAGCCGCGCGCCGCGTCTGGGTCGAGGGCGAGGAGCGGCACCTCACCCCGACCGAGTTGGACCTGCTGGTGTGTCTGGCGGCAGCACCGGGCACCGTCCTCACACGCGAGCGCCTGTACGCCGACGTGTGGGGCTGGCCGGGAGCGTCGGGCACACGGACCGTCGACAGCCACGTTAAGGCGCTGCGCGCCAAGATCGGCGTCGACCGGGTGCGGACCGTGCACGGGGTGGGCTACGCCCTGGAGGCGGTGTCGCGATGA
- a CDS encoding DUF2231 domain-containing protein, with amino-acid sequence MTISGIPLHPLVVHAAVVFAPTAALAALAYAVVPAGRAWLRHAAALIAVVAAGAVQLAAMTGDSLAASLGGANPLVQTHEAWAGRLQAAAWVLAAIAVVAWWALPVRAVRGAHGGVLLGRLVTVLLPLAAVAVLYLVVMTGHSGAEAVWKGVGA; translated from the coding sequence GTGACCATCTCCGGAATCCCGCTCCACCCGCTCGTCGTGCACGCTGCGGTGGTCTTCGCACCCACCGCCGCCCTGGCTGCCCTCGCGTACGCCGTCGTGCCCGCAGGCCGTGCGTGGCTGCGCCACGCGGCCGCGCTGATCGCGGTGGTCGCGGCAGGGGCGGTGCAGCTGGCCGCGATGACCGGAGACAGCCTGGCCGCCAGCCTCGGCGGGGCGAACCCGCTCGTCCAGACGCACGAGGCGTGGGCCGGACGGCTGCAGGCCGCGGCCTGGGTCCTTGCCGCGATCGCGGTCGTGGCGTGGTGGGCTCTCCCGGTCCGGGCCGTGCGCGGTGCTCACGGCGGTGTCCTGCTCGGCCGCCTGGTCACGGTGCTGCTGCCGCTGGCGGCCGTGGCGGTCCTCTACCTCGTGGTGATGACCGGGCACTCGGGCGCGGAGGCGGTCTGGAAGGGCGTCGGGGCCTGA
- a CDS encoding CBS domain-containing protein produces MQISDVLRSKADQAVVTIAPDAGVRDLLALLALHNIGAVVVSPDGQHISGIVSERDVVRRLHSDGTVINNVVSAIMTTVVRTCEAGDDLDEVLEVMTNGRFRHIPVTDGAACVGIVSIGDLVKHKIDQLQFERDQLDHYVHQT; encoded by the coding sequence ATGCAGATCAGCGACGTACTCCGCAGCAAGGCGGACCAGGCAGTCGTGACGATCGCCCCTGATGCGGGCGTGCGCGACCTCCTGGCCCTGCTGGCGCTCCACAACATCGGCGCGGTCGTGGTCAGTCCCGACGGCCAGCACATCTCCGGCATCGTCTCCGAGCGCGACGTCGTCCGCCGGCTGCACAGCGACGGCACGGTGATCAACAACGTGGTCTCCGCGATCATGACCACCGTCGTGCGCACCTGTGAGGCCGGCGATGACCTCGACGAGGTGCTCGAGGTGATGACCAACGGCCGCTTCCGGCACATCCCGGTGACCGACGGGGCGGCCTGCGTCGGCATCGTCAGCATCGGCGACCTGGTCAAGCACAAGATCGACCAGCTCCAGTTCGAGCGCGACCAGCTCGACCACTACGTGCACCAGACCTGA
- a CDS encoding FKBP-type peptidyl-prolyl cis-trans isomerase yields MSQKPEVEFVDPTQTYTDLVITDLIEGDGDEAVAGKNVAVHYVGVALSTGEEFDASYNRGAAFQFPLGGGRVIAGWDQGVQGMKVGGRRQLVIPPHLGYGSRDLGVIKPNETLIFVVDLLKVG; encoded by the coding sequence ATGAGCCAGAAGCCCGAGGTCGAGTTCGTCGACCCCACCCAGACCTACACCGACCTCGTCATCACCGACCTCATCGAGGGTGACGGCGACGAGGCCGTCGCCGGCAAGAACGTCGCGGTCCACTACGTCGGCGTCGCGCTGTCCACCGGTGAGGAGTTCGACGCGTCCTACAACCGCGGTGCGGCCTTCCAGTTCCCGCTCGGTGGCGGCCGCGTCATCGCCGGCTGGGACCAGGGCGTCCAGGGGATGAAGGTCGGCGGCCGTCGCCAGCTCGTCATCCCGCCGCACCTCGGCTACGGCAGCCGCGACCTCGGCGTCATCAAGCCCAACGAGACCCTGATCTTCGTCGTCGACCTGCTCAAGGTCGGCTGA
- a CDS encoding DUF445 domain-containing protein: MDTLTQSQPAPGPSTPGRSTLPPGDTAADAARRTALRRMRAVALSLLVFAAVVYTATLGRDGLLGFVNAGAEASMVGAMADWFAVTALFRHPLGLPIPHTALIPKRKDELGRGLEEFVGENFLQEAIIRDRVTSAELSRRVGTWAVDRANARKVVAETMDVAAIALGKVQDHHITDLVEMALVPRFREEPIAPILGTFVTEAVRDDLHHGLVDLALEELHGWLVHNPETFADVLMERAPWWAPERLNELVTERLHVEAVRWLGDIRQDPRHRARKALDSMLARLGDDLLTNASTQQRAESFKLRVLDHPQFTATAISLWTAFRNALAGALQDPEGPLAQRLEEEVVAFAKRLLAEPELRARLDGWAADAAVFAVSRYGSELTAVITHTIEKWDGKEAAERIELHVGRDLQFIRINGTIVGGLVGVIIHALTVLVH, from the coding sequence GTGGACACGCTGACGCAGAGCCAGCCGGCGCCGGGCCCCTCGACCCCCGGGCGGTCGACACTGCCGCCCGGTGACACCGCCGCCGATGCTGCCCGGCGCACGGCGCTGCGGCGGATGCGCGCCGTCGCGCTGTCGCTGCTGGTCTTCGCCGCCGTCGTCTACACCGCGACGCTGGGACGTGACGGCCTCCTCGGCTTCGTCAACGCCGGTGCCGAGGCGAGCATGGTCGGCGCGATGGCGGACTGGTTCGCCGTGACCGCCCTGTTCCGGCACCCGCTGGGCCTGCCGATCCCGCACACGGCGCTGATCCCGAAGCGCAAGGACGAGCTCGGTCGGGGGCTCGAGGAGTTCGTGGGGGAGAACTTCCTCCAGGAGGCGATCATCCGGGACCGGGTGACCTCCGCCGAGCTCAGCCGCCGGGTCGGCACCTGGGCGGTCGACCGGGCCAACGCGCGCAAGGTGGTCGCCGAGACGATGGACGTCGCCGCGATCGCCCTCGGCAAGGTCCAGGACCACCACATCACCGACCTCGTGGAGATGGCACTGGTGCCGCGCTTCCGGGAGGAGCCGATCGCTCCCATCCTCGGCACCTTCGTGACGGAGGCGGTCCGTGACGACCTGCACCACGGCCTCGTCGACCTCGCGCTCGAGGAGCTGCACGGCTGGCTGGTCCACAACCCGGAGACGTTCGCGGACGTGCTCATGGAGCGTGCCCCCTGGTGGGCCCCGGAGCGGCTCAACGAGCTGGTGACCGAGCGGCTGCACGTCGAGGCCGTGCGCTGGCTCGGGGACATCCGCCAAGACCCCCGCCACCGGGCCCGGAAGGCACTCGACTCGATGCTGGCCCGTCTGGGCGACGACCTGCTCACCAACGCCTCGACCCAGCAGCGCGCCGAGAGCTTCAAGCTCCGCGTGCTCGACCACCCGCAGTTCACCGCCACCGCGATCTCGCTGTGGACGGCGTTCCGCAACGCGCTGGCCGGCGCACTGCAGGACCCCGAGGGACCTCTCGCCCAGCGGCTCGAGGAGGAGGTCGTCGCCTTCGCGAAGCGCCTGCTCGCCGAGCCCGAGCTGCGCGCCCGCCTCGACGGCTGGGCTGCGGACGCAGCGGTCTTCGCCGTCAGCCGCTACGGCTCCGAGCTCACCGCCGTCATCACCCACACCATCGAGAAGTGGGATGGCAAGGAGGCGGCCGAGCGCATCGAGCTGCACGTGGGCCGCGACCTGCAGTTCATCCGGATCAACGGCACCATCGTCGGCGGCCTGGTCGGCGTGATCATCCACGCACTCACGGTCCTCGTGCACTGA
- a CDS encoding RNA-binding S4 domain-containing protein, whose product MRLGLRRGGASRGPEPVDVAVREDVIRLGQFLKLANLIDTGAEAKEVCPAGLVKVNGEVDTRRGRQLVDGDVVELRGQAARVVAGVAEDLPDDLPW is encoded by the coding sequence ATGAGGCTCGGGCTGCGCCGCGGAGGCGCGTCCAGGGGCCCGGAGCCGGTCGACGTCGCGGTGCGCGAGGACGTCATCCGGCTCGGGCAGTTCCTCAAGCTGGCCAACCTGATCGACACCGGGGCGGAGGCCAAGGAGGTCTGCCCGGCAGGCCTGGTGAAGGTCAACGGCGAGGTCGACACGCGACGTGGCCGCCAGCTCGTCGACGGCGACGTCGTGGAGCTGCGTGGTCAGGCCGCGCGGGTCGTCGCCGGCGTCGCCGAGGACCTCCCCGACGACCTGCCCTGGTGA
- the aroA gene encoding 3-phosphoshikimate 1-carboxyvinyltransferase has product MTITDPWPAPRALAPVDVTVSLPGSKSLTNRALLLAAIADGPSVVRRALRSRDTLLMAAALTSIGAAVDTSGDDWTVTPGAFDRDAEVDCGLAGTVMRFVPPVAALSTGAIAFDGDEHMRNRPVGEILAALRSLGIDITDGDRLPFTVRGTGAVAGGEVTVDASKSSQFISALLLAGARYDKGVDVRHVGAPVPSLPHIEMTVEMLRAQGVAVDDSEADRWTVAPGRVAPVDLAIEPDLSNAAPFLALAAVSGGSVTVRDWPLRTTQAGDALRQVLADMGCTVSLDADGLTVEGPDALQGVDLDLHDVGELAPAIAALCALAVSPSRLTGIEHIRGHETDRLTALATELNALGADVTELQDGLEIRPAPLHGGVFHTYADHRMAHAGVIIGAAVDGVEVENVATTSKTFPDFATFWSGLL; this is encoded by the coding sequence ACGGTCTCGCTCCCGGGGTCGAAGTCGCTCACCAACCGTGCACTGCTCCTCGCCGCGATCGCCGACGGCCCCTCGGTCGTACGCCGGGCGCTGCGGTCGCGCGACACGCTCCTGATGGCGGCGGCGCTGACCTCGATCGGGGCGGCCGTCGACACGAGCGGCGACGACTGGACGGTCACCCCCGGAGCCTTCGACCGCGACGCGGAGGTCGACTGCGGCCTGGCCGGCACGGTGATGCGCTTCGTCCCACCCGTGGCCGCCCTGTCGACGGGCGCCATCGCGTTCGACGGCGACGAGCACATGCGCAACCGCCCGGTCGGCGAGATCCTCGCGGCCCTGCGCAGCCTCGGCATCGACATCACCGACGGCGACCGGCTGCCCTTCACCGTGCGCGGCACCGGCGCGGTCGCGGGCGGTGAGGTCACCGTCGACGCCTCGAAGTCCTCGCAGTTCATCAGTGCGCTGCTGCTCGCCGGAGCCCGCTACGACAAGGGCGTGGACGTGCGGCACGTCGGTGCGCCGGTGCCGTCGCTGCCCCACATCGAGATGACGGTCGAGATGCTGCGTGCCCAGGGCGTCGCCGTCGACGACTCCGAGGCCGATCGCTGGACCGTCGCGCCCGGCCGCGTCGCCCCGGTCGACCTGGCCATCGAGCCCGACCTCTCCAACGCCGCGCCCTTCCTCGCGCTCGCGGCGGTCTCCGGGGGCTCCGTCACCGTGCGCGACTGGCCGCTGCGCACGACCCAGGCCGGCGACGCGCTGCGCCAGGTCCTGGCCGACATGGGCTGCACGGTCTCGCTGGACGCCGACGGGCTCACCGTCGAGGGCCCCGACGCGCTTCAGGGCGTCGACCTCGACCTGCACGACGTCGGTGAGCTCGCCCCGGCGATCGCCGCGCTGTGCGCGCTGGCCGTCAGCCCGTCGCGCCTCACCGGCATCGAGCACATCCGCGGACACGAGACCGACCGGCTCACCGCCCTGGCCACCGAGCTCAACGCGCTCGGCGCCGACGTGACCGAGCTGCAGGACGGCCTCGAGATCCGGCCCGCTCCCCTGCACGGTGGCGTCTTCCACACCTACGCCGACCACCGGATGGCCCATGCCGGCGTGATCATCGGCGCCGCGGTCGACGGCGTCGAGGTCGAGAACGTCGCCACCACGTCCAAGACCTTCCCCGACTTCGCGACCTTCTGGTCCGGGCTGCTCTGA